Proteins encoded by one window of Thermobaculum terrenum ATCC BAA-798:
- the infC gene encoding translation initiation factor IF-3 → MSKNLRVNEKVRAREVRVIDEDGTQLGIMHPLAALDLARQKGLDLVEVAPNANPPVCRLMDYGKFRYEQTKKERESRKSQKQIVIKEVRLKPKIDVHDLQTKAKQARNFLEEGDKVKVTVQFRGREVVHPEIGQELVQRLMDLIGDAATIEQQPKLDGKNMTALLAPRKESAKPKKANQPQEESTQGEAKGDAETKDE, encoded by the coding sequence ATCAGTAAGAACTTAAGGGTCAACGAAAAGGTCAGAGCACGCGAGGTGCGTGTGATAGATGAGGATGGTACTCAATTAGGTATTATGCATCCTCTGGCAGCTCTGGATCTGGCGCGTCAGAAGGGTCTTGACTTGGTGGAGGTAGCCCCCAACGCTAATCCACCGGTCTGCAGATTGATGGACTATGGTAAGTTCCGCTATGAGCAGACTAAGAAAGAGCGAGAGTCTCGTAAATCTCAGAAGCAGATTGTCATCAAAGAGGTGAGGCTCAAACCCAAGATAGATGTCCACGACCTGCAGACCAAAGCCAAGCAGGCTAGGAACTTTCTGGAAGAGGGCGATAAAGTTAAAGTCACTGTGCAGTTCAGGGGTCGTGAGGTTGTACATCCTGAGATAGGCCAGGAACTCGTCCAGAGGCTAATGGATCTTATAGGGGATGCTGCCACTATAGAGCAGCAACCAAAGCTTGATGGCAAGAATATGACTGCCCTGCTTGCTCCTAGAAAGGAATCAGCTAAGCCTAAGAAGGCTAATCAGCCACAAGAAGAAAGTACTCAAGGGGAAGCAAAAGGAGATGCCGAAACTAAAGACGAATAA
- the rplT gene encoding 50S ribosomal protein L20 — protein sequence MPRATNRVASHRRHREVIKAVKGHRGTRSKLWGKANESLMRALQYAYRDRRNRKRDLRRLWITRINAAARLNGLSYSQLMHGLQLANVEIDRKILADMAVKEPQAFAGVVEQAKQAIAAHS from the coding sequence ATGCCTAGGGCAACTAACAGAGTAGCGTCTCATAGACGTCATCGTGAGGTTATAAAAGCTGTAAAGGGACATAGGGGTACCAGAAGTAAGCTCTGGGGCAAGGCTAATGAGTCCCTGATGAGGGCCTTGCAGTATGCGTACAGAGATCGCAGGAACAGAAAGAGAGACCTTAGAAGACTATGGATAACCCGTATCAATGCTGCAGCAAGACTCAATGGTCTAAGTTACAGCCAGCTTATGCATGGCCTGCAGCTAGCTAACGTTGAGATAGACAGGAAGATCCTTGCTGATATGGCAGTGAAAGAGCCTCAAGCCTTCGCTGGCGTTGTCGAGCAGGCTAAGCAGGCTATTGCCGCTCACTCTTGA
- the pheS gene encoding phenylalanine--tRNA ligase subunit alpha: MSLTEDITNLREQALNELGSISDERSLENWRVTFLARRGRLADIISRIPSLPVEERPAIGKMANALKAELQQLYESKLSDIRRSAISQVDVTLPGIPPMVGGLHITRQTIYEMVRIFGEMGFSVYEGNEVETDEYNFSLLNIPQEHPARDMWDTIYIDDKLLLATHTSPGQIHVMRKYCPQPIRFVLPGKVHRYEAVSARRESMFYQLEGLAIGEGITLATLKGTFENFARQLFGPNRKLRFRGSYFPFTEPSVEIDITCSCLGKGCILCKGSGWLEIAGGGMVHPVVLRNGGYDPSKVSGFAFGFGVERSVMPRFGIDDIRLFYGNDLRFLRQFS; encoded by the coding sequence ATGAGCTTAACAGAAGATATCACTAATCTACGCGAACAGGCCCTAAACGAACTAGGTTCAATCTCAGATGAGCGCAGCTTGGAAAACTGGCGTGTAACTTTTCTGGCCAGGCGTGGCCGTTTGGCCGATATCATATCACGGATTCCTTCCCTTCCTGTTGAAGAAAGACCTGCTATAGGGAAAATGGCTAATGCCCTCAAAGCCGAGCTACAACAATTGTACGAGAGTAAACTATCTGATATTAGGCGATCAGCCATATCCCAAGTAGATGTAACCTTGCCGGGTATACCACCCATGGTCGGGGGGCTGCATATCACTCGCCAGACGATATATGAAATGGTTCGAATCTTTGGTGAGATGGGATTTAGCGTATATGAGGGTAATGAAGTTGAGACGGATGAATATAATTTCTCCCTCCTAAACATACCCCAGGAGCATCCGGCCAGGGACATGTGGGATACCATCTACATAGATGACAAGCTCTTATTAGCTACCCATACCTCGCCTGGGCAGATTCATGTTATGAGGAAGTACTGTCCGCAACCTATAAGATTTGTCTTGCCAGGAAAGGTACACAGATACGAGGCCGTAAGTGCAAGACGTGAGAGCATGTTCTATCAACTAGAAGGCTTGGCGATCGGTGAAGGTATAACCCTAGCCACGCTCAAGGGTACGTTTGAGAACTTTGCTAGACAGCTATTTGGACCGAACCGCAAGCTTAGGTTTCGTGGATCTTACTTCCCTTTCACAGAACCGAGTGTGGAGATAGACATAACCTGCTCATGCTTGGGTAAAGGCTGTATTCTTTGCAAGGGCAGTGGATGGCTAGAGATCGCAGGTGGAGGTATGGTTCATCCTGTGGTTCTCAGGAATGGCGGATATGATCCCTCGAAGGTCTCTGGGTTTGCTTTTGGATTCGGAGTAGAGAGATCTGTTATGCCTAGGTTTGGTATAGACGACATAAGATTGTTCTATGGTAACGATCTGAGATTTCTTCGCCAGTTTTCCTGA
- a CDS encoding TrmH family RNA methyltransferase: protein MTSRSNQQVKWFRLLRERRGRKASGAFLVEGPRAIQQAMVAGHKPLKVLYSPEVVVRRDVVNKVLGQIGSETPLLEVSEDVLSSVSDTVTSQGIIAAFELLSWHPREGVNANAGPVLVLDRVSDPGNVGTLLRSAAAAGSAAVLLSEGSADPYNPKAVRASAGALFAVSFAVLPWEEIHEVLHTVPKRFAAYYSDSSQAYYLADLCPPCAILVGSEASGLSHQALSLSTHNLWIPMQNNIESLNAAVAGSILLFESRRQMLIREGR, encoded by the coding sequence ATCACAAGCAGATCTAACCAGCAAGTCAAGTGGTTTAGACTGCTGAGAGAGCGCCGGGGGCGGAAAGCCTCCGGCGCATTTCTAGTTGAGGGGCCAAGGGCTATACAGCAGGCTATGGTAGCAGGACACAAGCCTCTCAAAGTTCTATATTCTCCTGAAGTGGTTGTCAGGAGGGATGTCGTGAACAAGGTCCTTGGTCAGATAGGTTCAGAGACCCCGCTCCTGGAGGTCTCGGAAGACGTGTTATCCAGTGTGTCTGATACTGTTACTTCTCAGGGCATAATTGCTGCCTTCGAACTTCTAAGTTGGCATCCTAGGGAGGGTGTGAACGCTAATGCTGGTCCGGTGCTTGTGCTGGACAGGGTATCAGATCCTGGAAATGTTGGGACGTTATTAAGGTCCGCTGCAGCTGCTGGCAGTGCAGCTGTGCTACTTTCTGAGGGATCAGCGGATCCTTATAATCCCAAAGCTGTAAGGGCTTCGGCTGGTGCTCTGTTCGCAGTCAGCTTTGCTGTGCTGCCTTGGGAAGAGATACATGAAGTGTTGCATACTGTACCGAAGAGGTTTGCAGCTTATTACTCAGACTCTTCACAGGCTTATTACTTAGCTGATCTATGCCCTCCCTGTGCTATACTTGTCGGAAGCGAGGCATCAGGGCTAAGCCATCAAGCATTGTCTTTATCTACTCACAACCTCTGGATTCCTATGCAGAACAATATAGAATCTCTCAATGCAGCTGTTGCAGGATCTATTCTATTATTTGAATCTAGAAGGCAAATGCTAATCAGGGAAGGTAGATAG
- the rpmI gene encoding 50S ribosomal protein L35, with protein sequence MPKLKTNKSAKRRFKITGTGKILRTKGMKSHLRRKKSTRAKQDFDRMFEVSPADRKRLRRALPYGV encoded by the coding sequence ATGCCGAAACTAAAGACGAATAAAAGTGCAAAGCGAAGATTCAAGATAACTGGCACTGGAAAGATCCTCAGGACGAAAGGTATGAAGAGCCACCTTCGGAGGAAGAAGTCTACCAGAGCCAAGCAGGATTTTGATCGCATGTTTGAGGTATCGCCTGCGGATCGCAAGAGGCTTCGCAGGGCACTACCATACGGAGTTTAG
- a CDS encoding aminotransferase class I/II-fold pyridoxal phosphate-dependent enzyme produces the protein MSLRSTRDKSLTEQPLRLHMNENPYGCSLLVYESLAMSEQLTRVQGSDPNHLVAAIGRYAQRSPDEIYVADTLNELLFRIFFILGQHNKDLFIANPVSEPIRRIADLLGLELITFRTRVSSGQFAFDSEKLLDLGAKVVYIQSPHDITGAVAAYKNVVEILNAGVLVIVDEIYSEFTERPIGLLGKEFPNLISIRSFAPWAGLWGIPVSYALMSTDLRERLNAIWPIRHLTAASRIAAGASLDDVQNLMARVRRIRVERGRLYRQLRKLNFVEPLLSQGPFVTCKVTRGTAAKVCDLLKREGILIYDCANSGLPGYIRVSVGTPENTDQLIATMCRISVEI, from the coding sequence ATGAGTCTTAGATCAACTAGGGATAAGAGCCTGACAGAGCAACCTCTAAGGTTGCATATGAACGAAAACCCCTATGGTTGCTCGCTGCTGGTGTATGAATCCCTAGCAATGAGTGAGCAACTTACTAGGGTGCAAGGCTCTGATCCCAATCACTTAGTGGCAGCCATTGGTAGATATGCTCAGCGCTCGCCGGACGAGATATATGTGGCAGATACCTTGAATGAGCTCCTGTTTAGGATATTCTTTATTCTAGGTCAGCATAACAAGGATTTGTTCATCGCCAACCCCGTATCTGAGCCTATACGCCGGATTGCCGATCTCTTGGGTCTGGAGTTGATTACTTTCAGAACACGAGTTAGTTCTGGACAGTTTGCGTTTGATTCGGAGAAACTTCTAGATCTGGGCGCGAAGGTGGTTTATATCCAGTCTCCCCATGACATCACAGGTGCGGTTGCAGCCTATAAGAATGTGGTAGAGATTCTAAACGCTGGCGTACTTGTAATCGTCGATGAAATCTACTCTGAATTCACGGAGCGTCCAATAGGGTTACTTGGAAAAGAGTTTCCTAATCTTATATCTATAAGAAGCTTTGCTCCTTGGGCGGGACTTTGGGGTATACCTGTCAGTTATGCTTTGATGTCGACAGATCTAAGAGAGAGGCTAAATGCTATTTGGCCTATTAGGCATCTTACTGCTGCCTCGCGTATAGCAGCTGGGGCTTCCTTGGATGACGTCCAGAATCTGATGGCCAGGGTTAGAAGGATAAGAGTGGAGAGAGGTAGGCTATACAGGCAGCTTCGTAAGCTTAACTTTGTGGAGCCTCTTCTATCACAAGGACCGTTTGTCACCTGCAAGGTTACTCGAGGCACAGCTGCTAAGGTCTGTGATCTCCTCAAAAGAGAGGGCATACTGATCTATGACTGTGCTAATAGTGGGTTGCCCGGCTATATAAGAGTATCCGTAGGAACTCCAGAAAACACTGATCAACTCATAGCTACCATGTGTCGTATATCCGTCGAA
- the pheT gene encoding phenylalanine--tRNA ligase subunit beta, producing MRVPVSWLREYVEFSCSIEELAHTLTIAGLEVENIERIGQEWENIYVGLVLQVEKHPNADRLQVAHIDYGHGQVSIVTGAPNIAPGQKVALALAGATLVDPYSDQHKTFKLKPSKIRGILSEAMACSEKELGLGEDHTGILVLDPEAPVGAKLQDVLGDHILDIALTPNFSYANSIVGIAREVAALTGTKAKVPVPNVELSGDVGVDAWVESEDLAARYMLQRLDNIRIGPSSAKIRRRLLLCGMRPVNNVVDITNYVMLELGQPLHPFDADKVRGKVAVRSSYPEEQLETIDHQLRTAPPDTIMIADDEKPIAFAGIMGGLNTEVTDDTRNILLESATFNAPRIRRAARLLGLRSEASSRFEKGMDPELAGLALARAVELLQQECGAQPKGAPFDWYPNPKKRAYIDFPVYEVKRLLGIDIPKDQVERILTSLEFEVQEEGDLLKVLPPSYRSDVSIPADIVEEVGRIWGYEELPSQLPGGTIPFNLTDRFFWIEKKAREWLAAAGLQEVINYDLISARLISKMASLYHEGMHPPVWRPLDEVIKVINPTSPEREYLRPSLIPGLLQNVSDNLRFVDKVWIYELDRVFIKANGERPQEPKRLAIAMAGTRWPISPHLPQAKTTIFDLKGTIQAFLHYLGIEVEMLPSQLGPDAVNVLQVSVGGNVLGNIFQVDPTLLRDLDIDEDVFVAELDWEQIKQHARLDRNYVHVSRYPIVRQDLAVLVSASIPAGNVTRVIWEQGRPLLVQCELAEVYQGDQIPEGTKSLLYKLAFQAEDRTLTEEEATKVRQKIENALRSEVDAKIRGVDIE from the coding sequence GTGAGGGTACCGGTAAGTTGGCTAAGAGAATATGTAGAATTTTCCTGTTCTATTGAGGAGCTAGCCCATACTCTGACCATTGCCGGTCTAGAAGTTGAGAACATAGAACGTATAGGGCAAGAATGGGAGAATATATACGTTGGGTTGGTGCTACAGGTCGAGAAGCACCCCAATGCAGATAGGTTACAAGTAGCTCATATTGACTATGGTCATGGTCAGGTTAGTATAGTAACAGGTGCTCCAAATATAGCTCCTGGACAGAAGGTAGCCCTAGCGCTCGCAGGAGCTACGCTAGTAGACCCCTATTCAGATCAACACAAAACCTTCAAGCTAAAACCCTCTAAGATAAGGGGAATACTTTCCGAAGCCATGGCCTGCTCTGAGAAAGAGCTTGGCTTAGGGGAAGATCATACTGGTATCCTCGTGCTTGATCCGGAAGCTCCAGTGGGTGCCAAGCTACAGGATGTGCTTGGGGACCATATACTCGACATAGCTCTTACTCCTAATTTCTCTTACGCCAACTCAATAGTAGGTATAGCTCGCGAGGTCGCTGCCCTTACCGGTACGAAGGCGAAAGTCCCAGTTCCCAATGTAGAGTTGTCGGGGGATGTGGGCGTAGATGCCTGGGTTGAATCTGAAGATCTTGCTGCCAGGTACATGCTACAGAGGCTTGATAACATCAGGATAGGGCCCTCATCTGCGAAGATAAGGCGAAGGCTTCTGTTATGCGGGATGCGTCCCGTGAACAATGTGGTCGACATAACCAATTACGTCATGTTAGAGTTGGGACAGCCTTTACATCCTTTTGACGCTGATAAGGTGAGAGGAAAAGTAGCTGTGAGAAGCTCTTACCCAGAAGAGCAGCTAGAAACAATCGATCACCAGCTGCGGACTGCTCCTCCTGATACTATCATGATCGCTGATGATGAGAAGCCAATAGCCTTCGCGGGCATAATGGGAGGGCTCAATACAGAGGTCACAGACGATACAAGGAACATACTCTTAGAATCAGCCACTTTCAATGCCCCACGTATAAGACGCGCGGCTAGACTTCTTGGCCTGCGCAGTGAAGCCTCCTCCCGTTTTGAGAAAGGTATGGATCCAGAGCTTGCGGGTCTAGCCCTTGCAAGGGCTGTTGAGCTCCTGCAGCAGGAGTGTGGTGCCCAACCTAAGGGTGCTCCATTCGATTGGTATCCTAACCCTAAGAAACGCGCTTACATAGATTTTCCAGTTTACGAGGTAAAGCGATTACTTGGAATAGACATACCAAAGGATCAGGTAGAAAGGATACTTACCTCCCTTGAGTTTGAGGTACAAGAGGAAGGTGATTTGCTAAAGGTCCTACCTCCAAGCTATAGAAGCGATGTTTCCATACCAGCCGATATAGTTGAAGAGGTAGGGAGAATATGGGGTTATGAAGAACTTCCTTCGCAACTACCAGGAGGTACCATCCCATTCAACCTCACGGATAGGTTTTTCTGGATAGAGAAAAAGGCTCGTGAGTGGCTCGCAGCTGCTGGTTTGCAGGAAGTCATAAACTATGATCTTATATCGGCGCGTCTCATAAGCAAAATGGCAAGCCTCTATCATGAGGGTATGCATCCACCTGTCTGGAGACCTCTTGATGAAGTTATCAAAGTTATCAATCCCACTTCTCCCGAAAGAGAGTACCTCCGACCATCCCTGATCCCAGGCTTGCTGCAAAACGTTAGCGATAATCTGAGGTTTGTCGACAAGGTTTGGATATACGAGTTAGATAGGGTATTTATAAAGGCTAACGGAGAGCGACCTCAAGAACCTAAGCGTCTTGCTATAGCAATGGCTGGCACTAGATGGCCCATATCTCCGCATCTGCCTCAGGCTAAGACAACTATTTTCGACCTAAAAGGAACGATACAGGCATTTCTGCATTACCTAGGGATAGAGGTCGAAATGCTTCCCTCCCAACTTGGGCCAGACGCCGTTAACGTGTTGCAGGTATCTGTTGGTGGGAATGTTCTGGGTAACATATTCCAGGTAGATCCCACCTTACTTAGGGATTTGGATATTGATGAAGATGTTTTTGTGGCTGAGCTTGACTGGGAGCAGATCAAACAACACGCTAGACTAGATAGAAATTACGTACATGTATCTCGTTATCCGATCGTTAGACAGGACTTAGCAGTCTTAGTAAGTGCGAGTATACCGGCAGGAAATGTAACCAGAGTTATATGGGAACAAGGGAGACCACTTCTAGTGCAGTGTGAGCTTGCCGAAGTGTATCAAGGTGATCAGATACCAGAGGGTACTAAGAGCCTGCTTTATAAACTTGCCTTCCAGGCTGAGGATAGAACTCTGACTGAAGAGGAAGCTACTAAGGTTAGACAGAAGATCGAAAACGCACTAAGATCCGAGGTGGATGCAAAGATACGTGGTGTTGACATAGAATAA